Proteins encoded together in one Miscanthus floridulus cultivar M001 chromosome 16, ASM1932011v1, whole genome shotgun sequence window:
- the LOC136512114 gene encoding auxin response factor 14-like isoform X1, translating into MGIDLNTVELDEPAGGAVCAELWHACAGAGVALPRRGSAVVYLPQAHLEAGGGDCDGGELPALAAAARVPPHVVCRVVDVELRADAATDEVYSRLALVAEDKMFGRNIHDGETEEKNGEQEDGDGEKKLTSHMFCKTLTASDTSTHGGFSVPRRAAEDCFPPLDYEQLRPSQELVAKDLHGVKWRFRHIYRGQPRRHLLTTGWSSFINKKKLVSGDAVLFLRGNDGELRLGVRRAVQLKNEALLEAVNCTDSKLLMLSAVASSLDNRSVFHVCFNPRVSASEFIVPYCKFLKGLNYPFSIGTRFKVGCENEDANERSFGLISGISEVDPIRWPGSKWKSLLVKWDGDTKYSHQNRVSPWDIERVGSSVSVNHCLSSSVSKRTKLCFPQGDLDAPILDGNGRPDYVEAERFHRVLQGQELVHSRIHGVACSHSSDTPRCQGFYGRRFSADVWNCKMNDAMSGHQHLNATGFAYQPLGFIESVKFSEVLQGQEMSQVVPSFMRTAFNAGKQNGRLRSFDYVQRSAASRGYGLQQFNLPAAAVHSPSSVLMFNQTMVPHAELDGVTNREEAYGSGYSSIALQREAEPWLSMQQQRVSENGSEPLDITEASAPASIANSELVNNGIGRSSCKLFGFSLTEKILGTEGGGVKEGNYESGQQTPRVLDLFGHGHSTPGALHALCAAPLGI; encoded by the exons ATGGGGATTGATCTAAACACCGTGGAGTTGGACGAGCCGGCGGGCGGCGCGGTGTGCGCGGAGCTGTGGCACGCGTGCGCGGGGGCTGGGGTGGCGCTGCCGCGGCGGGGCAGCGCCGTGGTGTACCTGCCTCAAGCGCACCTCGAGGCCGGCGGGGGCGACTGCGACGGTGGGGAGCTGCCGGCccttgcggcggcggcgcgcgtgccGCCGCACGTGGTGTGTCGCGTCGTCGACGTCGAGCTACGC GCGGATGCGGCGACGGACGAGGTGTACTCGCGGCTTGCGCTGGTGGCGGAGGATAAG ATGTTTGGCCGAAACATCCATGATGGTGAAACTGAAGAGAAGAATGGTGAGCAAGAGGATGGTGATGGAGAAAAGAAGCTCACATCGCACATGTTCTGCAAGACACTCACAGCTTCTGATACAAGCACACATGGGGGATTCTCTGTTCCTCGGCGGGCTGCAGAGGACTGCTTTCCACCATTG GACTATGAGCAGCTTAGGCCTTCCCAAGAGCTTGTTGCCAAGGATTTGCATGGCGTGAAATGGAGGTTCCGTCATATCTATAGAG GTCAACCTCGTAGGCATCTTCTGACAACTGGATGGAGTTCATTTATCAATAAGAAGAAACTAGTCTCAGGGGACGCAGTCTTGTTTCTTAG AGGTAATGATGGTGAGCTAAGATTGGGTGTGAGGAGAGCAGTACAACTGAAAAATGAAGCTCTACTTGAAGCTGTGAACTGTACTGATTCGAAGCTACTTATGCTGTCTGCTGTGGCCAGTTCTTTGGACAACAGAAGTGTATTTCACGTCTGTTTCAACCCAAG GGTTAGTGCATCAGAATTTATTGTGCCGTATTGCAAGTTCTTGAAAGGCTTGAACTATCCTTTTTCAATTGGAACCAGGTTTAAAGTTGGTTGCGAGAATGAAGATGCTAACGAGAG GTCCTTTGGATTGATCTCAGGTATTAGTGAAGTTGATCCCATACGCTGGCCTGGATCAAAATGGAAATCTCTCCTG GTAAAGTGGGATGGTGATACTAAGTACAGCCACCAGAATAGAGTATCTCCATGGGACATCGAGAGAGTTGGCAGCTCAGTTTCAGTTAATCACTGTCTTTCATCTTCTGTTTCGAAGCGAACAAAGTTGTGCTTCCCCCAAGGTGATTTGGACGCACCAATTCTGG ATGGAAATGGTCGTCCAGACTATGTGGAAGCTGAACGTTTCCACCGGGTCTTGCAAGGTCAAGAATTGGTGCACTCTAGGATTCATGGTGTTGCATGCTCTCATTCATCAGATACCCCCAGATGTCAAGGCTTTTATGGAAGGAGATTCTCTGCTGATGTGTGGAACTGCAAGATGAATGATGCAATGAGTGGCCATCAACACCTAAATGCCACTGGGTTTGCTTACCAGCCCCTAGGCTTCATTGAATCTGTCAAATTCTCAGAGGTCTTGCAAGGTCAAGAAATGTCTCAGGTGGTTCCTTCTTTCATGAGAACTGCTTTCAATGCTGGCAAACAGAATGGCAGGCTTCGATCATTTGATTATGTGCAGAGATCAGCTGCAAGTCGAGGATATGGTCTCCAGCAGTTTAATCTGCCAGCCGCAGCAGTGCATTCTCCCTCTTCTGTTCTTATGTTTAACCAAACCATGGTACCACATGCTGAGCTAGATGGTGTGACCAACCGTGAAGAAGCATATGGCAGCGGGTACTCATCCATTGCATTACAGAGAGAAGCTGAACCATGGCTATCCATGCAGCAGCAAAGAGTGAGCGAAAATGGAAGCGAACCTCTCGACATAACTGAAGCCTCAGCTCCAGCAAGTATTGCTAACTCTGAATTGGTCAACAATGGCATCGGGCGAAGCAGCTGTAAACTTTTTGGTTTCTCCTTGACTGAGAAGATCCTTGGAACAGAGGGAGGTGGTGTGAAAGAAGGGAACTACGAATCGGGCCAGCAAACTCCCCGGGTGCTAGACTTGTTTGGGCACGGCCATTCTACGCCCGGTGCTCTGCATGCTCTCTGCGCTGCTCCCTTGGGAATATGA
- the LOC136512114 gene encoding auxin response factor 14-like isoform X2: MRRRTRCTRGLRWWRRIRYLACCVVGNKKTFSHRSLETLFIWTQMFGRNIHDGETEEKNGEQEDGDGEKKLTSHMFCKTLTASDTSTHGGFSVPRRAAEDCFPPLDYEQLRPSQELVAKDLHGVKWRFRHIYRGQPRRHLLTTGWSSFINKKKLVSGDAVLFLRGNDGELRLGVRRAVQLKNEALLEAVNCTDSKLLMLSAVASSLDNRSVFHVCFNPRVSASEFIVPYCKFLKGLNYPFSIGTRFKVGCENEDANERSFGLISGISEVDPIRWPGSKWKSLLVKWDGDTKYSHQNRVSPWDIERVGSSVSVNHCLSSSVSKRTKLCFPQGDLDAPILDGNGRPDYVEAERFHRVLQGQELVHSRIHGVACSHSSDTPRCQGFYGRRFSADVWNCKMNDAMSGHQHLNATGFAYQPLGFIESVKFSEVLQGQEMSQVVPSFMRTAFNAGKQNGRLRSFDYVQRSAASRGYGLQQFNLPAAAVHSPSSVLMFNQTMVPHAELDGVTNREEAYGSGYSSIALQREAEPWLSMQQQRVSENGSEPLDITEASAPASIANSELVNNGIGRSSCKLFGFSLTEKILGTEGGGVKEGNYESGQQTPRVLDLFGHGHSTPGALHALCAAPLGI; this comes from the exons ATGCGGCGACGGACGAGGTGTACTCGCGGCTTGCGCTGGTGGCGGAGGATAAG GTATCTTGCATGCTGTGTGGTTGGAAACAAGAAAACTTTCTCCCATAGGTCTCTAGAAACATTGTTTATTTGGACCCAGATGTTTGGCCGAAACATCCATGATGGTGAAACTGAAGAGAAGAATGGTGAGCAAGAGGATGGTGATGGAGAAAAGAAGCTCACATCGCACATGTTCTGCAAGACACTCACAGCTTCTGATACAAGCACACATGGGGGATTCTCTGTTCCTCGGCGGGCTGCAGAGGACTGCTTTCCACCATTG GACTATGAGCAGCTTAGGCCTTCCCAAGAGCTTGTTGCCAAGGATTTGCATGGCGTGAAATGGAGGTTCCGTCATATCTATAGAG GTCAACCTCGTAGGCATCTTCTGACAACTGGATGGAGTTCATTTATCAATAAGAAGAAACTAGTCTCAGGGGACGCAGTCTTGTTTCTTAG AGGTAATGATGGTGAGCTAAGATTGGGTGTGAGGAGAGCAGTACAACTGAAAAATGAAGCTCTACTTGAAGCTGTGAACTGTACTGATTCGAAGCTACTTATGCTGTCTGCTGTGGCCAGTTCTTTGGACAACAGAAGTGTATTTCACGTCTGTTTCAACCCAAG GGTTAGTGCATCAGAATTTATTGTGCCGTATTGCAAGTTCTTGAAAGGCTTGAACTATCCTTTTTCAATTGGAACCAGGTTTAAAGTTGGTTGCGAGAATGAAGATGCTAACGAGAG GTCCTTTGGATTGATCTCAGGTATTAGTGAAGTTGATCCCATACGCTGGCCTGGATCAAAATGGAAATCTCTCCTG GTAAAGTGGGATGGTGATACTAAGTACAGCCACCAGAATAGAGTATCTCCATGGGACATCGAGAGAGTTGGCAGCTCAGTTTCAGTTAATCACTGTCTTTCATCTTCTGTTTCGAAGCGAACAAAGTTGTGCTTCCCCCAAGGTGATTTGGACGCACCAATTCTGG ATGGAAATGGTCGTCCAGACTATGTGGAAGCTGAACGTTTCCACCGGGTCTTGCAAGGTCAAGAATTGGTGCACTCTAGGATTCATGGTGTTGCATGCTCTCATTCATCAGATACCCCCAGATGTCAAGGCTTTTATGGAAGGAGATTCTCTGCTGATGTGTGGAACTGCAAGATGAATGATGCAATGAGTGGCCATCAACACCTAAATGCCACTGGGTTTGCTTACCAGCCCCTAGGCTTCATTGAATCTGTCAAATTCTCAGAGGTCTTGCAAGGTCAAGAAATGTCTCAGGTGGTTCCTTCTTTCATGAGAACTGCTTTCAATGCTGGCAAACAGAATGGCAGGCTTCGATCATTTGATTATGTGCAGAGATCAGCTGCAAGTCGAGGATATGGTCTCCAGCAGTTTAATCTGCCAGCCGCAGCAGTGCATTCTCCCTCTTCTGTTCTTATGTTTAACCAAACCATGGTACCACATGCTGAGCTAGATGGTGTGACCAACCGTGAAGAAGCATATGGCAGCGGGTACTCATCCATTGCATTACAGAGAGAAGCTGAACCATGGCTATCCATGCAGCAGCAAAGAGTGAGCGAAAATGGAAGCGAACCTCTCGACATAACTGAAGCCTCAGCTCCAGCAAGTATTGCTAACTCTGAATTGGTCAACAATGGCATCGGGCGAAGCAGCTGTAAACTTTTTGGTTTCTCCTTGACTGAGAAGATCCTTGGAACAGAGGGAGGTGGTGTGAAAGAAGGGAACTACGAATCGGGCCAGCAAACTCCCCGGGTGCTAGACTTGTTTGGGCACGGCCATTCTACGCCCGGTGCTCTGCATGCTCTCTGCGCTGCTCCCTTGGGAATATGA